TGGCGGGTAGTCGACGAACATGATGGCGTCGGGGTCGGCGGCGGCGAGCCGTTCCCAGGACACCCGCGTCCAGGTGTCAGGCACATCGCTGAGCACGTTGCGTCCGCCCGCGGCGTCCAGGATCGCTTGGGGCGCACCGAAACTGCCGCTCGACATGAGCGAGTCGGTGGCGCTGTCGAACAGGAAGATGGTCGGTTTGCGTTCCGCCTGCGGTGCGGCATGCAACGCGGTGAGGCGCTGGTCCAGGTCCGCGGTGACCTCGGCGGCGCGCTCGGTGCGTCCGGTGATCGCACCGAGGTTGGTGAGATCGGTGCGCAGCGCCGTCCACGGCTCGACGATGCCGCGCGGCCTCTCGCCGTTGCGCTGGCGGCAGCTCTCGGTGAGCGTGTAGGCCGCGATACCGGCCTTCTGCAAAGAATCCGGGGTGAGGTTCTTCGCCTCGTCGTACCCGTAGCTCCAGCCGGCCACCATCACGTCGGGGCCCTGCGCCAGCACCGTTTCCCGGGACGGATACTCCGGCGCAACGGATTTCAGCTGATCGACAACGGGACCGTAGTGCCTGCGCAGCGTATCGGCATCGCGCTGCACACTCGACACCGCGACGGTCTGGTCTTGCGCGCCCAGCGCCAGCACCATCGAGATCAGGTTGCCGTCGTTGACGAACAACCGCTGGGCCGGCGTCGGAAAGCGCACGTCCACATCGCAATTCCGCACGGTCAGGTCCCCGCCCGCCGATTTCTCGGCACTACATCCGGCCACCGCGGCGGCCAAGGCCACCGCCACCAGCAGGCGCATCCCGTGTCTCATCGATCTACCTTTCGTTGATTGCCGACATGTCGAAAGCATTGCCCGCGCCACCAGATCCCCCGCGACCGGATCCGATGCGTTGCAGGCCATCCGGATAGGGCGTCTCCGCACCGCTCGACCATTCGGATCCGCGTACCGGTCATGGCACGCGCGGGGTGATGAGCAGGTGCGGGTGGCCGGTGGTCGGGTGCGGAACCCGCAGGGCTTGCACTGCGAAGACGGCTTCGACGACGTCGGGGGCCAGCGCGGTCGCGGGTGGTGCGAGCGGATGCGCGGTGCCGTTGTGCAGCACCAGGATTCGGTCGCAGTAGCGATCGGCCAGCGTGAGGTCGTGCAGCGCCATGACGACGGTGCGGTGCAAGGTGCGGGCCAGCGCCAAGAGTTCCAGCCGGTGGGTGATGTCCAGATGGTTGGTCGGCTCGTCCAGCAGCAGCACCGGGGTGTCCTGCACCAGTGCCCGCGCCAGCAGCACCCGCTGGCGTTCGCCGCCGGAGAGGTGGTGCACCGGACGGTCGGCGAACCCGGCCAGATCGACGGTGGCCAAAGCTTTTTCGATCACCTGCTGTTCGCGCGGTGACCCGGCGCCCCACGGCGGCAGATACGGGGTCCGGCCGAGCGCGACCACCTCACCGGCGCGCAGGTCGGCGGGCGGTCGTTCGTCCTGCGCCACCGACGCCACGGTCCGCGCCCGCTGCCGTGCCGACAACCCCTGCAGCACTTGGCCGTCCACGAGCACCCGCCCACGCACCGGCTTCCGTACTCCCGCGAGCACCTGCAGCAGGGTTGTTTTACCGGTCCCGTTCGGCCCGACGATCCCGATCGTCTCTCCGGCCCGCACCGTGAAACTCACGTCGGACACCACCGTCCGCCGCCCCGCCGCACAAGCCAGCCCCTCGGCCACCAGGACCCCGCCGCTTTGGGCACGCTCGGCTCGTTGCGCGAATCCGCCCGGGTCCGCGCCGGTATCGTCGCGCCGGACCGAGTCGGGCGCGTCCGTAACTCGGTTGCGCCGGTTCACGATTCACCGAAGCGGTAGCGGCGGCGGCCCATGAGGATGAGGAAGGCGGGGGCGCCGATCAGTCCGGTGAGGACGCCGACGGGGATTTCGGTGGGGCGCACGACGATGCGGGTGAAGGCGTCGGCGATGACGAGGAACAGGGCGCCGCAGAGGGCGCACGCGGGCAGCAGGCTGCGGTGGCGCGGACCGACCAGCAGGCGGGTGGCGTGCGGCACGACCAGGCCGACGAAGCCGATGCCGCCGGAGACCGCGACGAGCACGCCGACCAGCACCGCGAGCAACACGAACAATCCGATGCGGAGTTCCTTCACCGGAACGCCCAGTGACGCGGCGGTATCGGCGCCGACGGTCAGCGCGTCCAGCCAGCCGCCGATGGCCAGTAGCACGACGCCCGCGAGGGCGACGACACTGAGCGGCAACGCGATTCGCGTCCAGTCGGCTCCGGCGAGACTGCCGAGCAACCAGAACAGCACGGATTGGGCGGCGGCCGGGTCGGGCCGCCGGAAGATCAGGTAGCTGCTCAGCGCGGCGAAGGCGGAGCCGAGGACGGTGCCGGTGAGCACCAGACGCAGCGGCGTGAGCCCGCCCTGCGCCACGGCGATCAGGAAGACCAGCGCCGCCGCGATGAACGCACCGACCAGCGCGCCGCCGGAGAGTGCCCACACGCCCGCCCCGGCGAACAACCCCGAGGTGATGACCGCGGCCGCGCCGACTCCCGCACCCGAGGACACGCCGAGCAGGTACGGGTCGGCGAGCGGATTGCGCACCAGCGTCTGCATCGCGGTCCCGGCCAGTGCGAGGCCGGCCCCGACGATCGCGGCGAGCACGGTGCGCGGTACGCGCAGCTGCCACACGATGGTGTCCAGTCCGAAATCGGTGGGCGGCTGTCCGGTGAGCCGGTGCCGCAGCACCTCGATCACCGAGGAGACCGGCAGGTTCTCCGCACCGAAACCGGTGGCGACGAGCATGGCGCAGGCGAGTAGCGCCCCGAGTACGGGCAGCACGATCGCCGTGCGGGCACGGATCATCGGCGTTGCTCCACAGGCAAGTCGCGGCCTCTCCAGAGTTGCGCGGCAGGGGAGGTCTGACTCTCGCCGTGGTGGCGATCACAGTGGCGCGACCGTACCGGATTCGCACCGGTTTCCCGCACCTGCCAGGTAGGACGGGAGAACTCTACCGGTCGGTCGGGTTAACACTCGCGCGGGGCTGCGCAGGAGATGGCGACGGCGCGGTTCCGTTACCTACAGTGGGGAAGATGTCGCCGTTCGAAGACCGGCACCCGTCCACTGTCGCGGACTGGGACGACGCGCGACGCAGAGCCCGGCTGCGGGAAACGAACCTGTGGCACGAGTGGAAGTCGTTGCGCCGGACCAAGTCGGCCATGGTGCGGGTGCTCGTACTGCTCGTCGCCGTACTCATCTGCTATGCGCAATATCTGACCTTCGATGTGCAACCGGAAGCGGCGCGGCTGGCACGCACCGACCCCGCGATCCTGCCCGTCGCGGCACCGGCCGACCCGCGCGACTGGGACACCGTGGTGGTGGACATGGTCGGTCTCGGCAACGTGGACGCCAGCGCGACCGCCGCGGCACTGCCCTCGCTGCGCCGGATGGGCATGGTGTGGGCGATCCGCTACGACAACGAAGGTATCGACACCAAGGTCATCGCCGAGCTGATCGTGCGCGCCGCCGAGCTGTCCGGGTTGAAGAACGTCGTGCTGGTCGGGCACAGCATGGGCGGGGTGATCGCGCTGGAGGTGGCCAAGCACATCCACCTCGACAGCGATCGCAGGCTGGTGGGGGTGCTCCTGGACTGCACGCCGGTGGACCTGAACGCGGTCCGCCCGGAGAGCCGCGGTCGCGGCGAGGACATGGTGCGCTGGATGCGCTGGCTGCCCGGTGCGCGCGAGAGCAGGCTGCTGCGCCTGGCGGTGGAAACCTATGCGCGGCGGGACCGTTTCGTCTCGCACGGCGGAGGCGGCACGCCGCCGGGCATCCGCTTCGCCCAGCTGCGTAACGTGCTCGACGAGGTGCTGCGGGAGAAGATCTTCTCCCGCAACGCGGCGAGCAACGGTTTGATCGAGTCGCAGTTCACCGCGATCGTCGCGGGCGGTGCGACGAACGATCTGCGTGCCCTGGCCGCGCCGGTGGACGGAAAGGCCCGTCCCGCTGTCGTTTTCATTCGCCCGCGGGACGCGAGCCGGGACCGGGTGGTCGATGTCGAGTACTCGCACCGGGTGCTGATCGAGCAGGCCGGCGGGGTCGACGGCACCCTCTCGGTGGTGCAGGCGCGAAACACCGGGCACGCCAACCCGATGCAGCGTCCGGTGGAGTACAACACGGTGATCGAGCAGCAGATCGTGCCCTTCATCCAGCGCTACCAGCAGCAGGTGCGCACGACGATCAGCTCGGCCGCACCGCGCTGAGTCAGTTCGAACCAGCCTGAGACAAACGGTGTTCGGGCCGGTTTTGTCTTGTTTGAATCCGAGTATGTACCGACCACGCACGTCCCTGTTCGGCCGCCATGGCCGCACCACCGCCGCATTGCTCGCCGTGGCAACCGTTGCGACCCTCGGACTCACCGGCTGCTCGAACAACGACAAGCCGGTCGATCCCGTCGCCGATACGCCGCTACCCGTAGAGGTTCCGGCCGGCACCACCATCGTGGTCGCCGACCAGCAGGAGCGGTTGCAGACCGCGCTGCGGGTGTCCGGCGAGCTGGACAAGCTGCCGTTCAAGGTGGAGTTCGCCAACTTCATCGGCGGCCCTGCGATCTTGGAGGCGTTCCGCGCCGAGGCGGCCGATATCGCGCCGGTCGGCGACGTCCCGCCGATCCACGCCTTGGCCGCGGGCCAAGACGTGCCGATCGTGGCCGCCTACCAAACCAGCAGTACCGCATTGAAACTCGCGGTGGCGCCGGGCAAGCAGATCACTGAGCTGGCCGATCTCAAAGGCAAGAAGATCGCCTACGCCGAAGGCACCGCGCAGCAGGCCGCGGTGTTGCGGGCACTGGACAAAGCCGGGCTGAAACCCGCTGACGTGCAACTGGTCCGGTTGCAACTCGCCGAGTTCCTCGACGCGGTGCGGACCGGTCAGGTGGACGTCGCCCCGCTGATCGAGCCCAATGTCACTCGGCTGCTGCGCACTCCGGGTGCGAGCCTCATTCCGGACAGCGAGACCGAAGGCATCTACGGCGGCCTCGCCTACCTCTACGCGCGCCGCGCGGTGGTGCAGGACCCGGCCAAGGCGGCCGCGACACGTGCCCTGGTGGGCGCCTACATCCGTGCCTACCA
This genomic stretch from Nocardia brasiliensis ATCC 700358 harbors:
- a CDS encoding ABC transporter substrate-binding protein → MYRPRTSLFGRHGRTTAALLAVATVATLGLTGCSNNDKPVDPVADTPLPVEVPAGTTIVVADQQERLQTALRVSGELDKLPFKVEFANFIGGPAILEAFRAEAADIAPVGDVPPIHALAAGQDVPIVAAYQTSSTALKLAVAPGKQITELADLKGKKIAYAEGTAQQAAVLRALDKAGLKPADVQLVRLQLAEFLDAVRTGQVDVAPLIEPNVTRLLRTPGASLIPDSETEGIYGGLAYLYARRAVVQDPAKAAATRALVGAYIRAYQWTNTHQDEWARKYYIENQKVSADDAKRIVDSLGILTFPQLNQQLVDRQQATIDAIDKAGELPKKVQAAKGFDLRFDAAITEAVSASGAAHAPKER
- a CDS encoding ABC transporter substrate-binding protein; protein product: MRHGMRLLVAVALAAAVAGCSAEKSAGGDLTVRNCDVDVRFPTPAQRLFVNDGNLISMVLALGAQDQTVAVSSVQRDADTLRRHYGPVVDQLKSVAPEYPSRETVLAQGPDVMVAGWSYGYDEAKNLTPDSLQKAGIAAYTLTESCRQRNGERPRGIVEPWTALRTDLTNLGAITGRTERAAEVTADLDQRLTALHAAPQAERKPTIFLFDSATDSLMSSGSFGAPQAILDAAGGRNVLSDVPDTWTRVSWERLAAADPDAIMFVDYPPQTFAQKLDALRSKPGINQLRAVTEGRFLNLPYAMWTSGPLNIDAAEQIRKQLERWNLVPASTIEPRADDAIR
- a CDS encoding alpha/beta fold hydrolase, which gives rise to MSPFEDRHPSTVADWDDARRRARLRETNLWHEWKSLRRTKSAMVRVLVLLVAVLICYAQYLTFDVQPEAARLARTDPAILPVAAPADPRDWDTVVVDMVGLGNVDASATAAALPSLRRMGMVWAIRYDNEGIDTKVIAELIVRAAELSGLKNVVLVGHSMGGVIALEVAKHIHLDSDRRLVGVLLDCTPVDLNAVRPESRGRGEDMVRWMRWLPGARESRLLRLAVETYARRDRFVSHGGGGTPPGIRFAQLRNVLDEVLREKIFSRNAASNGLIESQFTAIVAGGATNDLRALAAPVDGKARPAVVFIRPRDASRDRVVDVEYSHRVLIEQAGGVDGTLSVVQARNTGHANPMQRPVEYNTVIEQQIVPFIQRYQQQVRTTISSAAPR
- a CDS encoding ABC transporter ATP-binding protein; the protein is MNRRNRVTDAPDSVRRDDTGADPGGFAQRAERAQSGGVLVAEGLACAAGRRTVVSDVSFTVRAGETIGIVGPNGTGKTTLLQVLAGVRKPVRGRVLVDGQVLQGLSARQRARTVASVAQDERPPADLRAGEVVALGRTPYLPPWGAGSPREQQVIEKALATVDLAGFADRPVHHLSGGERQRVLLARALVQDTPVLLLDEPTNHLDITHRLELLALARTLHRTVVMALHDLTLADRYCDRILVLHNGTAHPLAPPATALAPDVVEAVFAVQALRVPHPTTGHPHLLITPRVP
- a CDS encoding FecCD family ABC transporter permease — protein: MIRARTAIVLPVLGALLACAMLVATGFGAENLPVSSVIEVLRHRLTGQPPTDFGLDTIVWQLRVPRTVLAAIVGAGLALAGTAMQTLVRNPLADPYLLGVSSGAGVGAAAVITSGLFAGAGVWALSGGALVGAFIAAALVFLIAVAQGGLTPLRLVLTGTVLGSAFAALSSYLIFRRPDPAAAQSVLFWLLGSLAGADWTRIALPLSVVALAGVVLLAIGGWLDALTVGADTAASLGVPVKELRIGLFVLLAVLVGVLVAVSGGIGFVGLVVPHATRLLVGPRHRSLLPACALCGALFLVIADAFTRIVVRPTEIPVGVLTGLIGAPAFLILMGRRRYRFGES